From Thermoflavifilum aggregans, a single genomic window includes:
- a CDS encoding translation initiation factor codes for MKKQSSRSGIVYSTDPDFFSKNEDTDAPQYPARASQILHITLDNHHRKGKTVTLITGFEVPEHELREIAHGLKTSCGTGGTHENNRVLLQGDCREKARQWLLKNGFAKVKV; via the coding sequence ATGAAAAAACAGTCTTCCCGATCCGGAATTGTGTATTCCACCGATCCCGATTTCTTCAGCAAAAATGAGGATACAGATGCTCCGCAATATCCTGCACGGGCATCCCAAATCCTGCATATCACACTGGATAACCATCACCGGAAAGGAAAAACGGTGACCCTGATCACGGGATTTGAGGTTCCGGAACATGAACTCCGGGAAATTGCCCATGGATTGAAAACCAGCTGCGGCACGGGCGGCACCCACGAAAATAACAGGGTACTGCTGCAGGGTGATTGCCGGGAAAAAGCCCGGCAGTGGCTGTTGAAAAACGGATTTGCTAAGGTAAAGGTGTAG
- the ftsH gene encoding ATP-dependent zinc metalloprotease FtsH produces METGNGLQGKGSPKNPRRGPKFNFYWIYVLIAVLLLAMNFFDFRSKPQEISFQDFAKNYLADHDVARLDVINGRQVEVYIKQDRLTQPKFKDVARNNLGNLNPGPHYVFTIGNIETFNQELAAAEKQYNIAPEEIDVTYHDRGDWFTPFVNIAIPLLIFVALWIFLMRKMGGSSSGGGPGGIFNIGKSRAQLFEKGTRVNVTFNDVAGLDEAKQEVMEVVDFLRNPKKYTALGGKIPKGALLVGPPGTGKTLLAKAMAGEAQVPFFSMSGSDFVELFVGVGASRVRDLFRQAREKAPCIIFIDEIDAIGRARGKNVMMSNDERENTLNQLLVEMDGFSSDSGIIILAATNRPDVLDSALLRPGRFDRQITIDKPDLIGREKIFEVHLKPIKKSPDLDVKKLAAQTPGFVGADIANVCNEAALIAARKGKVCVEMEDFNDAIDRVIGGLEKKNKIISPEEKEVIAFHEAGHAICGWFLEHANPLVKVTIVPRGVAALGYAQYLPKEQYLYNTDQLMDDICMTLGGRAAEDIIFGKISTGAQNDLQVITKMAYAMVTVYGMNEKIGNVSFYDPQNDYTFSKPYSEETARMIDQEVRNLIDKAYQRTKELLQSRRNELTIVARELLKKEVLYQADLERLIGKRPFEEKKSHEPEVIVAPPDNVEPADLIKPSPSASVS; encoded by the coding sequence ATGGAAACAGGAAACGGGCTGCAGGGAAAGGGATCGCCTAAAAATCCCCGGAGAGGTCCAAAATTCAATTTTTACTGGATTTACGTGCTGATAGCCGTGCTACTGCTGGCTATGAATTTTTTTGATTTCCGCTCCAAACCCCAGGAAATCAGTTTTCAGGATTTTGCCAAAAATTATCTGGCCGACCATGACGTGGCCCGGCTGGATGTGATCAACGGCCGGCAGGTAGAAGTGTATATCAAACAAGACCGGCTGACACAGCCCAAATTCAAGGACGTAGCCCGCAACAACCTGGGCAACCTGAATCCGGGACCCCACTATGTGTTTACCATCGGCAATATTGAAACCTTCAACCAGGAACTGGCTGCTGCCGAGAAACAGTACAATATTGCTCCTGAAGAAATTGATGTTACCTACCATGACCGGGGCGACTGGTTCACCCCGTTTGTGAACATTGCCATTCCGCTACTGATTTTCGTAGCCTTGTGGATCTTCTTGATGCGCAAGATGGGTGGCAGTTCCAGCGGAGGGGGGCCGGGAGGCATCTTCAACATCGGCAAATCGCGGGCTCAGCTGTTTGAAAAAGGTACCCGTGTCAACGTTACCTTCAACGATGTGGCTGGCCTGGATGAAGCCAAACAGGAAGTCATGGAAGTGGTTGACTTTCTCAGGAACCCGAAAAAATACACGGCGCTGGGCGGTAAAATTCCCAAGGGCGCTTTGCTCGTGGGCCCTCCCGGCACCGGTAAAACACTGCTGGCTAAGGCCATGGCCGGCGAAGCACAGGTACCCTTCTTCTCCATGTCGGGATCCGATTTTGTGGAGCTGTTCGTGGGTGTGGGTGCCAGCCGGGTGCGCGATCTGTTCCGCCAAGCCCGGGAAAAAGCCCCCTGCATCATCTTCATCGATGAAATTGATGCCATTGGCAGGGCACGCGGTAAAAATGTGATGATGAGCAACGACGAAAGGGAAAATACCCTGAACCAGCTGCTGGTGGAAATGGATGGCTTCAGCTCCGACAGCGGCATCATCATCCTCGCAGCCACCAACCGACCCGATGTGCTCGACAGCGCCTTGCTCCGTCCCGGACGTTTCGATCGCCAGATTACCATCGATAAGCCTGACCTCATCGGCCGAGAAAAGATTTTTGAGGTGCACCTGAAACCCATCAAAAAATCACCAGATCTGGATGTTAAAAAACTGGCCGCCCAGACACCCGGTTTTGTGGGTGCTGATATTGCCAATGTATGCAATGAGGCTGCCCTTATTGCTGCCCGTAAAGGAAAGGTTTGTGTGGAAATGGAAGATTTTAACGACGCTATCGACCGGGTCATCGGTGGACTGGAAAAGAAAAACAAAATCATTTCACCCGAAGAAAAAGAGGTCATCGCCTTCCACGAAGCCGGTCACGCCATCTGCGGCTGGTTCCTGGAGCATGCCAATCCCCTGGTGAAAGTTACCATTGTGCCCCGTGGCGTGGCGGCCCTGGGCTACGCACAATATCTGCCCAAGGAACAATACCTCTACAATACAGACCAACTCATGGATGATATCTGCATGACCCTGGGCGGCCGGGCTGCAGAGGATATCATCTTTGGCAAAATTTCCACCGGCGCTCAAAACGACCTGCAGGTGATTACCAAGATGGCCTATGCAATGGTAACGGTTTACGGGATGAATGAAAAAATAGGCAACGTTTCATTCTACGACCCGCAGAATGATTACACCTTCAGCAAACCTTACTCCGAAGAAACAGCCCGGATGATTGATCAGGAAGTGCGCAACCTGATTGATAAGGCTTACCAACGAACCAAGGAGCTGCTGCAAAGCCGGCGCAATGAGCTTACCATCGTGGCCAGAGAACTGCTGAAGAAAGAAGTGTTGTATCAGGCCGATCTGGAACGGCTCATTGGCAAACGGCCGTTTGAAGAGAAAAAATCCCACGAGCCGGAGGTGATTGTAGCCCCTCCGGACAATGTGGAGCCCGCAGATTTGATTAAACCTTCACCTTCAGCGTCGGTGTCATGA
- a CDS encoding diacylglycerol/lipid kinase family protein, which produces MMMQDPKAVSRIRLIINPRAGHRKRSSLLRVLETTLQKLHIDYEICWTSYAGHGRELAAEAIARGFAFVGVVGGDGSVNEVATAFAEASSEDVRTRLVIIPAGSGNGLARALNIPLSPRKAIELIHSGRIRWIDAGIANGRYFFSNAGVGFDALIARRFAGHTLRGILTYTWLTLASFQKYRAKKYTLSLDGEILQERAFLIAVANGNQFGYAFKIAPHASPDDGWLEVCIIRPLNWTSLAKLAVQALRGKLNDSEKQVRFFRAKQLTIQRKKTIKWMQVDGEPVDIRCQGQVEIGLLPRVLPVVVPGAEQHGLHP; this is translated from the coding sequence ATGATGATGCAAGACCCCAAAGCTGTTTCCCGCATCCGGCTCATTATCAATCCTCGCGCCGGCCATCGGAAGCGCAGTTCTCTTCTCCGTGTATTGGAAACGACGCTGCAGAAACTACATATAGACTATGAAATCTGCTGGACGTCCTATGCGGGTCATGGCCGGGAGCTGGCTGCTGAAGCCATTGCCCGGGGATTTGCATTTGTTGGAGTGGTGGGTGGCGATGGTTCGGTCAACGAAGTTGCAACAGCCTTTGCAGAAGCCTCATCGGAAGATGTACGCACGCGGCTGGTGATCATTCCTGCTGGCAGCGGCAACGGGCTCGCCCGCGCGCTGAATATCCCGCTTTCGCCCCGGAAAGCCATCGAACTGATCCACAGCGGCCGGATCCGATGGATTGACGCCGGTATCGCAAATGGCAGATACTTTTTCAGCAACGCCGGCGTAGGTTTTGACGCTCTCATTGCCCGCCGGTTTGCTGGTCATACCCTCCGCGGTATCCTTACCTATACCTGGCTGACCCTTGCCTCCTTTCAAAAATACCGGGCTAAGAAATATACGCTCAGCCTTGACGGTGAGATCCTTCAGGAAAGGGCTTTTCTCATCGCTGTGGCCAATGGCAACCAGTTTGGCTATGCCTTTAAAATTGCCCCTCACGCCAGCCCCGACGATGGCTGGCTGGAAGTGTGCATCATCCGCCCTCTGAACTGGACATCCCTGGCTAAACTGGCTGTACAGGCCCTGCGGGGAAAACTCAATGATTCAGAAAAACAAGTCCGTTTTTTCCGTGCCAAACAGCTCACCATCCAGCGCAAAAAAACCATCAAATGGATGCAGGTGGATGGTGAGCCTGTGGATATCCGCTGCCAGGGGCAGGTGGAAATCGGGCTGCTACCCCGGGTTTTGCCGGTTGTAGTGCCTGGGGCTGAACAGCATGGCCTGCACCCATGA
- a CDS encoding FixH family protein, which translates to MRTHSISLAVSIFLLMVVSYTSCKKDNNTSPAQPAGILATTMSDTKYQVKLYTSDGRLYTGYNQIELQILDATGNVVRPDQVAWKPVMHMMNMMHSCPASELSAASNYYQGYLIFQMPSDSLEYWELSVIISQGAVQDTLTGRLQVQPSSLTRVVTFQGADQKKYVLALVAPSKPKIGMNEMIAALYTMVSMYDFEPVDSDTIRIDPRMPDMGNHSSPNNTPLTEGTDGLYHGQLNLTMTGYWKINLQLVNSAGNVLKGEPVTDQNPASSIYFEIQF; encoded by the coding sequence ATGCGTACTCATTCTATATCCTTAGCTGTATCTATTTTTCTGCTGATGGTTGTGTCATACACGTCTTGTAAGAAAGACAATAATACTTCTCCAGCTCAGCCTGCGGGTATATTGGCTACCACGATGTCAGATACAAAATATCAGGTTAAGCTATACACATCGGATGGTCGGTTATATACCGGATATAATCAGATTGAACTGCAGATACTTGATGCAACGGGAAATGTTGTAAGGCCTGATCAGGTGGCGTGGAAGCCTGTCATGCATATGATGAACATGATGCATAGCTGTCCGGCATCAGAATTATCTGCTGCAAGTAATTACTACCAGGGGTATCTGATATTTCAAATGCCCAGTGATTCTCTTGAATACTGGGAACTTTCTGTGATTATTTCACAGGGTGCTGTTCAGGACACTCTCACTGGCCGGCTTCAGGTTCAACCATCGTCACTTACCAGAGTAGTAACCTTTCAAGGTGCAGATCAGAAAAAATATGTATTGGCCCTGGTAGCTCCGTCCAAGCCCAAGATAGGCATGAATGAAATGATAGCAGCTCTGTATACCATGGTTTCTATGTATGATTTTGAGCCGGTGGATAGCGATACCATCCGGATAGATCCTCGCATGCCGGACATGGGAAATCACAGTTCGCCAAACAATACGCCCCTTACCGAGGGAACGGATGGCTTGTATCACGGCCAGTTAAACCTGACTATGACCGGGTATTGGAAAATCAATCTCCAGCTGGTTAATAGTGCCGGTAATGTATTGAAAGGAGAACCAGTAACCGATCAAAACCCTGCCAGCAGTATATATTTTGAAATTCAGTTTTAA
- the nadC gene encoding carboxylating nicotinate-nucleotide diphosphorylase, protein MPTYHSNSEQIKHVIREALREDIGEGDHSSLCCIPASQTGTANLISQASGILAGIRIAQIIFEELDPACRVIVFKQDGDHMLPGEKILQVTGPMRSILSAERLVLNCMQRMSGIATLTRKYVDRLAGSHTRLLDTRKTTPNFRLLEKEAVRIGGGVNHRMGLYDYIMLKDNHIDACGGIREAIRRAKAYVKQHQLQLPIEVETRNLQQVEEALDEGGMQRIMFDHFSPEEVRQAVALVNGRCETEASGNINLDNMAAYAATGVDFISVGAITHQAVSLDMHLKYLRTAS, encoded by the coding sequence ATGCCTACTTATCATTCAAATTCAGAACAAATCAAACACGTAATTCGGGAAGCTTTAAGAGAAGACATAGGTGAAGGTGATCATAGCTCGCTTTGTTGTATACCCGCCTCACAAACAGGTACGGCCAATCTGATTAGCCAGGCATCTGGCATACTGGCAGGCATACGCATAGCACAAATCATTTTTGAAGAGCTGGATCCTGCCTGCAGAGTAATTGTCTTCAAACAGGACGGTGATCACATGCTGCCTGGTGAAAAAATCCTTCAAGTAACCGGACCCATGCGCAGCATTCTTTCTGCCGAACGGCTGGTGCTGAACTGCATGCAAAGAATGAGCGGCATTGCCACACTGACCCGAAAATATGTAGATCGTCTCGCCGGAAGCCACACCCGCCTGCTGGATACCCGGAAGACAACGCCCAACTTCCGGCTGTTGGAGAAAGAAGCCGTGCGGATAGGAGGTGGAGTAAACCACCGCATGGGATTGTATGACTACATCATGCTCAAAGACAATCATATCGATGCCTGCGGCGGTATACGCGAAGCTATCCGCCGGGCCAAAGCTTATGTGAAACAACACCAGCTGCAGCTGCCCATAGAGGTAGAAACCCGCAATCTCCAGCAAGTTGAGGAAGCCCTGGATGAAGGAGGCATGCAACGGATTATGTTCGATCATTTTTCACCCGAAGAAGTCAGGCAGGCTGTGGCTTTGGTAAATGGTCGGTGTGAAACGGAGGCATCAGGCAATATAAATTTGGACAATATGGCGGCCTATGCTGCTACCGGAGTGGATTTCATTTCTGTAGGAGCTATTACCCATCAGGCCGTAAGCCTGGATATGCATCTGAAATATCTTCGTACAGCCAGCTAA
- a CDS encoding biotin--[acetyl-CoA-carboxylase] ligase, which translates to MDFVLIRLDEVDSTNNYAMARIQHGGLPEGTVIQALQQHAGRGQRNKGWISEPRANLLVSIILKPAVISHQPPFLLSMAVAAGLREAAARVCQQDFYIKWTNDLYWNDRKAGGILIENTWKGQYWQYAVVGIGLNVNQKQFPPELPNPVSLSQITGKEYELQDVLQEVYDQIMKRYRDLQGGKTRELIQEYHQWLYRKDQEAWYESDGRRFRGIIREVQPDGHLIMDTAEGRKSWAFGQLEFVLDQPATPLP; encoded by the coding sequence ATGGATTTTGTCCTGATTCGATTGGATGAAGTTGACAGCACCAACAATTATGCCATGGCCCGGATTCAGCATGGTGGTCTGCCGGAAGGTACTGTCATTCAGGCCCTGCAGCAGCATGCTGGCAGGGGCCAGCGTAATAAGGGCTGGATCAGTGAGCCCCGCGCCAATCTGCTAGTAAGCATAATTCTGAAGCCGGCAGTCATCAGCCATCAGCCGCCATTTCTGCTGAGTATGGCCGTTGCCGCAGGCCTCAGGGAAGCGGCGGCCCGTGTTTGCCAGCAGGATTTTTACATCAAATGGACAAATGATTTATACTGGAATGACAGAAAGGCAGGCGGTATCCTAATTGAAAACACCTGGAAGGGGCAATATTGGCAATATGCTGTCGTGGGAATCGGGTTAAACGTAAACCAGAAACAGTTCCCGCCTGAATTGCCCAACCCTGTTTCCCTGAGTCAGATCACAGGTAAGGAATACGAGCTGCAAGATGTTTTGCAGGAGGTGTATGATCAGATCATGAAGCGCTATCGGGATCTGCAGGGAGGGAAAACCCGGGAGCTGATCCAGGAGTATCATCAGTGGTTATATCGCAAGGATCAGGAAGCCTGGTATGAAAGCGATGGGCGACGTTTCCGGGGCATTATCCGGGAAGTGCAGCCCGATGGGCATCTCATCATGGATACGGCAGAGGGGCGAAAAAGCTGGGCTTTCGGGCAGCTGGAATTTGTGCTTGATCAGCCCGCTACACCTTTACCTTAG
- a CDS encoding TonB-dependent receptor plug domain-containing protein: protein MRNSFAAILLLPLLYAGGSSARNICKIASDSLPPVLLNEVVITSSRQPTQQAEKPLSTMDEYLQQMPSVHMIRRGAYAWLPYLDGLPDDRAVITIDGMRIYGACTDKMDPVTSYVEIMNLQKADIHNGQSRYGPVSSGSLNMVLSNPDFGEPQFKGSVFSGYETNNHHRMIGMGATWIDPRSYLNIDMTYRHAGDYHAGGGEIISPSQFTKYNVSASGGYQIDAQRQVRFNWIYDRATDLGYPALPMDVSLARAQIFSVNYRQQHPWPGIYLWTTRIYFNEVKHVMDNAHRSGISMYMDMPGWTQTAGWISGIEKTVAHHHWLLQLNGHWNRSVAEMTMYPANNPQRTMFMLTWPGVHIEEIDGYIQDSLTGHAGWQYVYSAGLTLHNNEVYDQRGISELKMFYPNESLNKLRWLKRSHFGIFRRGNTWTASLQVGYGERPPTVSEAYGLYLYNSMDNYDYIGNPNLKNEQSVNLQVQLHYYREKISVAWQTGVFYMLNYIIGLVDSTLKPMTMGAAGVRVYQQLPEAIEWNSTATLQVQVAEAWLWNAQLGMSVGSGKNLGYLPFQRPLSFSTGISWSQRGYQVHAGLEGANHSWFYNADYGEKPVSGYAIVNISAGKTFQLGKKPLTLKIGMENILDKNYTTYADWNRVPRMGRNAFVNIVYGW from the coding sequence ATGAGAAATAGTTTTGCGGCTATACTTCTTCTTCCGCTGCTATATGCTGGTGGAAGTTCTGCTCGCAACATTTGCAAAATTGCTTCAGATAGCCTGCCTCCGGTATTGCTGAATGAAGTGGTCATTACTTCCAGTCGACAACCAACCCAACAGGCCGAAAAGCCTCTATCAACGATGGATGAATATTTGCAGCAAATGCCATCGGTACATATGATCAGAAGAGGGGCCTATGCCTGGTTGCCTTATCTGGATGGATTGCCAGACGACAGAGCCGTAATTACAATTGATGGGATGAGGATTTACGGTGCTTGTACGGATAAAATGGATCCAGTAACCAGCTATGTGGAAATTATGAATCTACAGAAAGCTGATATACACAATGGCCAATCTAGGTATGGGCCTGTATCATCAGGATCTTTGAACATGGTGTTAAGCAATCCTGATTTTGGCGAACCACAGTTTAAAGGATCCGTATTTAGCGGATATGAAACCAATAATCATCATCGAATGATAGGTATGGGTGCTACATGGATTGATCCCCGAAGCTACCTGAATATAGATATGACTTATCGCCATGCAGGAGATTATCACGCTGGTGGGGGAGAAATCATTTCTCCCTCCCAGTTTACCAAATACAATGTATCAGCAAGCGGCGGATACCAAATAGATGCACAACGGCAAGTGCGTTTCAACTGGATTTATGATCGGGCAACCGATTTAGGTTATCCGGCCTTGCCTATGGATGTGTCGCTGGCCAGGGCGCAGATTTTTTCTGTCAATTACCGGCAACAGCATCCCTGGCCAGGTATTTATCTGTGGACTACCCGGATTTATTTTAACGAAGTGAAACACGTGATGGATAATGCCCATCGTTCCGGCATTTCTATGTACATGGATATGCCTGGCTGGACCCAAACAGCGGGCTGGATAAGCGGCATCGAGAAAACAGTCGCTCACCATCACTGGTTGTTACAGCTTAATGGGCATTGGAACCGTTCGGTTGCGGAGATGACCATGTACCCAGCAAACAATCCGCAGAGAACCATGTTTATGCTTACCTGGCCGGGTGTGCATATCGAAGAAATAGATGGCTACATTCAGGATAGCCTTACCGGGCATGCAGGCTGGCAATATGTATATTCGGCAGGGCTTACCCTGCACAACAACGAAGTGTATGACCAGCGAGGCATATCGGAATTGAAAATGTTTTATCCTAACGAGTCATTGAACAAGCTACGATGGCTAAAGCGATCCCATTTCGGAATTTTTCGACGGGGAAATACGTGGACAGCATCCTTACAGGTAGGATATGGAGAACGTCCACCCACCGTTTCTGAGGCTTACGGCCTGTATCTGTATAACAGCATGGATAATTATGATTATATCGGAAATCCGAATCTGAAAAATGAACAATCGGTGAACTTGCAGGTTCAACTGCATTATTACCGGGAAAAAATTTCTGTTGCCTGGCAGACGGGGGTTTTTTATATGCTGAATTATATCATTGGCCTTGTGGATAGTACCTTAAAGCCCATGACAATGGGAGCCGCTGGGGTGAGGGTATACCAACAACTTCCGGAAGCTATTGAATGGAACAGCACAGCCACCCTGCAAGTACAGGTGGCCGAAGCTTGGTTGTGGAATGCTCAATTGGGAATGTCTGTAGGTTCGGGAAAAAACCTGGGTTATCTGCCTTTCCAACGTCCGCTTAGCTTTTCCACAGGCATATCGTGGTCACAAAGGGGATATCAGGTTCATGCGGGCTTGGAGGGAGCTAACCATTCCTGGTTCTACAATGCGGATTATGGAGAAAAACCTGTGTCTGGATATGCCATTGTGAATATTTCAGCCGGTAAAACTTTCCAACTCGGCAAGAAACCGTTAACCTTGAAAATAGGCATGGAAAACATCCTGGATAAGAATTATACAACATATGCCGACTGGAACCGCGTTCCCCGCATGGGTAGAAATGCATTCGTGAATATTGTATACGGTTGGTAG
- the rsfS gene encoding ribosome silencing factor — translation MESISATTRQRQHKSTRLHKNSKIITSIIRAIQEKKGQRIVSLDLRKIPEAIADFFIICEADNSIQIKAIAEHVEEYVKQQVGESPYRQEGYTALKWVLLDYVNVVVHIFYPETRQFYKLEEMWSDAEQTEFPDA, via the coding sequence TTGGAATCCATATCTGCAACAACCCGACAGAGACAACACAAGTCCACGCGGCTTCACAAAAACAGCAAAATCATTACATCCATTATCCGGGCTATTCAGGAAAAAAAAGGACAGCGCATTGTTTCGCTTGATCTCAGAAAAATTCCTGAAGCTATAGCCGACTTTTTTATCATTTGTGAAGCCGACAATTCCATCCAGATCAAAGCCATTGCCGAGCATGTGGAGGAATATGTAAAACAACAGGTAGGTGAATCTCCTTATCGGCAGGAAGGCTACACGGCCCTGAAATGGGTATTGCTCGATTATGTAAATGTGGTAGTACACATTTTTTATCCGGAAACACGCCAGTTCTACAAGCTGGAAGAAATGTGGAGTGATGCGGAACAAACCGAATTTCCGGATGCTTGA
- a CDS encoding RNA polymerase sigma factor yields MGGQPEYQDDRALVQACLEGRREAQKALYERFAPRMLGLCVRYVGNRVDAEEVMQEGFISVFLHLHQFRFAGSLEGWIRRIMVRAAVNYTRRRKWISLDDSKEDTEQNSVAVQTTAEERELIQLILQMPKGYRTIFNLYVVEGYAHREIAELLGIDEGTSRSQFARARAWLQARLSADQQRISTHMNKKLHDL; encoded by the coding sequence TTGGGTGGACAGCCGGAATATCAGGATGATCGAGCGCTGGTACAAGCCTGTTTAGAGGGCAGGAGGGAGGCGCAAAAGGCCCTTTATGAGCGGTTTGCACCGCGCATGCTGGGCTTGTGTGTGCGTTACGTGGGCAACAGGGTGGATGCAGAGGAAGTGATGCAGGAAGGCTTTATCAGTGTATTCCTGCATTTGCATCAGTTTCGTTTTGCTGGCTCGTTGGAAGGCTGGATTCGCCGAATTATGGTAAGAGCTGCTGTCAATTACACCCGTCGCCGGAAGTGGATATCGCTCGATGACAGCAAGGAAGATACAGAGCAGAACAGTGTAGCTGTACAAACCACAGCTGAAGAGCGGGAGCTGATACAGCTGATCCTGCAGATGCCCAAGGGTTATCGGACGATCTTTAATCTTTATGTAGTGGAGGGTTATGCACACCGGGAGATTGCGGAGTTGCTGGGGATTGATGAAGGTACTTCCCGGTCACAATTTGCCAGGGCACGAGCCTGGCTCCAGGCCCGGCTTTCCGCCGATCAGCAACGGATATCAACCCATATGAATAAAAAACTACACGACTTATGA
- a CDS encoding DUF4783 domain-containing protein gives MKYLLHLSFWILPLWITAWNIKPAADPFDDVVKALRAGNATELSRYFDNMIQITLLDQSNSYSKAQATMILKDFFSKNPVKSFQLIHEGGQDSRFGIGRMVTANGTYRITFFLRQHGPDQYVLQEIRFEAQT, from the coding sequence ATGAAATATTTGCTACACCTGAGCTTCTGGATTTTACCCCTGTGGATTACTGCCTGGAACATAAAGCCTGCGGCAGATCCTTTTGACGATGTGGTGAAAGCATTGAGAGCAGGCAACGCCACTGAATTAAGCCGGTATTTCGATAACATGATCCAGATCACCCTGCTCGACCAGTCCAATTCATACAGCAAGGCGCAGGCCACCATGATTCTGAAAGATTTCTTTTCAAAAAATCCCGTCAAATCCTTTCAGCTGATTCACGAAGGCGGGCAGGATTCCCGCTTTGGTATTGGCAGGATGGTTACCGCCAATGGCACCTATCGCATTACTTTTTTCCTCCGCCAGCATGGGCCTGATCAATACGTGCTGCAGGAAATCCGGTTTGAAGCGCAGACATGA
- a CDS encoding LutC/YkgG family protein produces MKVSPAKENILKRIRNALSQPVPLPFPQSEGNSPVFATPPENLDVHFAETFVKLNGKFIFCEDVQVFGKQFFALCHQQDWKQVLCREKHVREWLAADAHSHAGPAISLLPSVPPEQMDVALTGCECLIARTGSVVLSAGQAAGRMPSVFAPVHVVAAFSDQLVWDIRDALQLIKEKYGDSWPSMCSLHTGPSRTSDIEKTLVMGAHGPKEMYVFLIDQPLSRQ; encoded by the coding sequence ATGAAAGTTTCGCCCGCAAAAGAAAACATCCTGAAACGGATCCGCAATGCGCTGAGCCAGCCGGTGCCTCTGCCCTTTCCCCAATCGGAGGGCAACAGCCCGGTATTTGCAACTCCGCCGGAAAACCTGGATGTACATTTTGCCGAAACTTTTGTGAAACTGAACGGAAAGTTCATTTTTTGCGAAGATGTGCAGGTGTTTGGCAAGCAGTTTTTTGCCCTTTGCCACCAGCAGGATTGGAAACAGGTGTTGTGCAGGGAAAAGCATGTGCGCGAATGGCTTGCTGCGGATGCGCATTCTCATGCAGGTCCTGCCATCTCCTTGCTTCCTTCCGTTCCACCCGAACAGATGGATGTAGCCCTCACCGGCTGTGAATGCCTGATTGCCCGTACAGGCTCTGTTGTACTCAGTGCAGGACAAGCCGCCGGCCGTATGCCCTCTGTTTTTGCTCCCGTGCATGTGGTAGCCGCTTTTAGCGATCAGCTGGTATGGGATATCCGCGATGCCCTGCAGCTGATCAAAGAAAAATACGGCGACTCCTGGCCTTCGATGTGCAGCCTCCATACCGGCCCCAGCCGCACTTCCGATATCGAAAAAACACTGGTCATGGGTGCCCATGGCCCCAAGGAAATGTACGTGTTTCTCATCGATCAGCCTCTTTCCCGCCAATAG